From Solidesulfovibrio sp., a single genomic window includes:
- a CDS encoding J domain-containing protein, giving the protein MHRQTQGQAGFGAKSAYGVADWQALELQLNRTRTILQEILVHLQEVLRNLKMARTGGRASATAGAETGANRFSAHDSWRRPGPSQRPHAGRPQPSQSGAQAGGYGAAGKAGAAGGGAAGGVGAASSERTRAWGRPGHESRSTAGPGASSRTATGAGASSRGTAGAGASFRSTAGPGASFRTAAGAGASSHGTAGAGASSRSATGSERPFAEEARGFAGSQEKARPGAGQAFRERGATGAGAGNDRRETGQRPTAGATAGASARAGATRGAAGFSMDEGRQARAREVARRGGMNLKCAYDILCLDYPCSVDEIKVAYRHMARRFHPDLGGDEEAMKDVNVAYEMAMRFSAGPRRASAAWAV; this is encoded by the coding sequence ATGCACAGGCAAACGCAAGGACAGGCAGGTTTCGGGGCCAAATCCGCCTATGGCGTCGCGGATTGGCAGGCCCTGGAGCTCCAGCTCAACCGGACCCGCACCATCCTCCAGGAGATCCTCGTCCATCTCCAGGAAGTCCTGCGCAATCTCAAGATGGCCCGCACGGGCGGCCGCGCCTCCGCCACGGCCGGCGCCGAAACCGGGGCCAACCGTTTTTCGGCACACGACAGTTGGCGCCGCCCCGGCCCCTCCCAGCGTCCCCACGCCGGCCGGCCCCAGCCGAGCCAGTCCGGCGCCCAGGCCGGCGGTTATGGCGCGGCCGGCAAGGCCGGTGCCGCCGGGGGCGGTGCGGCGGGCGGCGTCGGCGCCGCCTCGTCGGAGCGCACCCGGGCCTGGGGCCGCCCCGGCCACGAATCCCGGTCCACGGCCGGGCCGGGCGCCTCCTCCCGCACGGCAACCGGCGCCGGCGCGTCCTCCCGCGGCACGGCCGGCGCCGGGGCGTCCTTCCGGTCCACGGCCGGGCCGGGCGCTTCCTTTCGGACGGCGGCCGGGGCGGGCGCATCCTCCCACGGCACGGCCGGCGCCGGGGCGTCCTCCCGATCCGCGACCGGATCCGAACGGCCCTTTGCCGAAGAGGCCCGGGGCTTTGCCGGTTCCCAGGAAAAAGCCCGCCCGGGCGCGGGCCAGGCCTTCCGCGAGCGCGGCGCCACCGGGGCCGGCGCGGGCAACGACCGGCGCGAAACCGGTCAGCGGCCGACGGCCGGCGCCACCGCCGGCGCTTCCGCCCGGGCCGGCGCCACCCGGGGTGCGGCCGGGTTTTCCATGGACGAGGGCCGCCAGGCCCGGGCCAGGGAGGTGGCGCGCCGGGGCGGCATGAACCTCAAGTGCGCCTACGACATCCTGTGCCTGGACTACCCTTGCTCCGTGGACGAGATCAAGGTCGCCTACCGCCACATGGCCCGCCGCTTCCATCCCGACCTCGGCGGCGACGAGGAGGCCATGAAGGACGTCAACGTGGCCTACGAGATGGCCATGCGCTTTTCCGCCGGCCCACGCCGCGCCAGCGCCGCCTGGGCCGTCTAG